The DNA window AAAGGTCCTTCGAGAGAGAAACAGGTCGTGGTGGCCCGCTCGTGGCTGGTCGGCGAGACGCTATGAATAGAGCTAATGTTGATGTGATCAACATTTAGCACTATTCAGCCGCCTTGTTTCGGATAGATGAACGAGCCAGCTACGGTCTTGTTAATTCGCCGACGTGACAACGGGTGGTCTAGCGTGCGGGTGCGCGTCCACGACGCACCTCGACGATCGGGTGGTGGGATATGAAGGTGGAGAACGTGACCAAAAAGGCGCCCGACGATGCGCAAACCATGCTCGGGGCCGAGATCCGCCGCCGCAGGCGTGATCGCGGACTCACCCTGGTCCGACTGGCCGAGCAGGCGCAGATCTCGCACCCGTTCCTCAGTCAGCTCGAACGCGGCTTGGCGAGGCCGAGCATGCTGACGCTGGCTCGCATCGCCGAAGCACTGGGAACCACCCAGGTCGAACTGATGCTGGCGGCGGACACCCGCGGCGGCGAGGACGCCGAAGGGACCGCCGAGGGCCAGGTGATTCGCTCCCATGAGGGCGTCCAGCTGCCGCGGGGTATCGCCAGATCGGGGCAGGAGGAGGGCTCGACCCGGCTGCTGGTGCACGGGCGCGCATCGTTCTACCCGCAAGAGTTCGTCGACGTACACGCCGAATTCGGCCCTTACTTCGAGCACGACGAGGACGAGTGGGTGTACGTCGTCGAGGGGGCGATAGTGGTCGACCTCGGTGACCATGGCCACGCGCGACTCGCCGACGGTGACAGCCTCTACTACACTGGCGGCACACCACACCGGTGGCGTGTGGTGGACGGCCCGCATGCCAGGCTGATTGTCGTGAAAGCGGCTGGGCGCGAGGCGGATTCCCGTGGCTGGGATCAATAACTAGGCGGGGCCCGTATTTCCTGGAGGCCCTGATGAATGATTCCGACTCCATCGCCGTCGTCGTACGCGACCGCCGCCGAGTGGCCGAGAATATCGACGAGTTCACCCTCGGCCACCCGCACGGTGACCGACTACCGCCGTGGCAGGCGGGGGCACACATCGACCTACTGCTCGGCGACGGGATCGTCCGGCAGTACTCGTTGGTTTCCGATCCCGGCGACACCATTCTCTATCGGATCGCGGTACTGCGCGAGGCGCATGGGCGCGGTGGTTCGGTCCGGGCCCACCAACTCCTGTCGATCGGCGCAATGGCCTCGATCCGGCCACCGCGCAACCACTTTCCGCTCGTGCGTGCGCTCGGCTACGTGCTGATCGCCGGAGGTATCGGGATCACGCCGATGCTCGCGCTCGCCGCCGCCGCGCAGCGCAGCGGACGGCCGTGGCGGCTGATATACACCGGCCGTGACGAGTCGGCCATGGCTTACCTGCGTGAGCTACGCGAACACTACGGCGATGCGGTCCTCCTGCATCACTCGGCGCGTGCGGGACGCCTGGATGTGGCGGCACTCCTCGCCGATTCGACGCCGGGAACCGCGGTTCTGGCCTGCGGTCCAGCAGGTTTGATCGAGGCCGCGGAAGACGCTTGCGCGGGACTCGAGGCGGTCGATGTGTTCGCCGAGCGGTTCGTCGCGCGAGATATCGCGGAGTCTGCCGCGGTCCCGTTCGAGGTGTCCCTCGCGATGTCGGGGCTGACGCTCACGGTTCCGGCGAACCGATCAATACTCGAGGCGGCCGAGGAACGCGGTGTGGTCGCGCTCTCGTCATGCCGGGAAGGGACCTGCGGTACCTGCGAGACGGGCGTGGTGAGCGGGGAGGTCGACCACCGCGACTCTGTGCTGTCGCCGGAGGAGCGCGCCGAGGGCGAGTCCATGATGATCTGCGTATCACGCTGCGCTGGAGCACGATTGGTGCTCGAACTGTGAAGCGCTGAATGTGCGGCATCGAATTCGGCGGCCCCGGCGGCACGATCGGAACGGCGGTACCGGGCCGCCAGGGCTGCCCTCATCTGAACGCAGGGGCTGCGCTTATCCAGACGCTGGGGCCGCGTTCACCCAAATGCCTGGGCGGCGTTCACCGGGGCGCTGGCGCCGCGTTCACCTGGACGCCGAGGCGAGTCCGCGGACGAGGTCCGCGGCGGTCGCGGTGAACCCGAAACATTGTCGGACGTTGTACGTCGTTGCCTCCATACAGTATTCGGGCGAGGTGGTGGCCACCGCATCGGTGAGTAGCACCACGTCGTAGCCGATGTTCGCGGCGTCCATCAATGTCGACAACACGCATTGATCGGCGTTCACACCAGCGAACAGCAGGGTGTCGACCCGCAGGTTGCGGAGCACGGAATCCAGAACCGTATCGACGAATCCACTCATTCGGTACTTGTCGACGCGAATGTCTGCTGGCGCGATCTCGAGATCGTCGACTACGTCCGCGCCCCAACTCCCCGCTTCGAGCACCGCGGTGCTCGAAGCGGTTGCCGCACTGCCGATTCCGACGCCAGTGCCGGCAGGATCGTAAACATGCAGCACACCGGGCGGCAGGTTGGCCTGGTCGGGCCGGTTGCCCCAATTCACCCACACGACCGGGATGTCGGCTCCGCGCACGGCCGGCAGCGCCGTTCGCAGGGTATCGACGGCCGCACGTGCGGGCGAGACATCCACTCCGATGCGCGCAAGCCACCCGTCGACATGACAGAAGTCGTTCTGCAGGTCGATGACGATCAACGCGGTGCGCGCGAGATCGAGGCTCACCCGTTGCGGCCGAGCATCGAGCTCCAGCGAGTGTGGCGGATGGATGGGGCGACGCAGATCCGCATGGTCGCCGGACAGCGACCAGGAGTTTCGGGACATCAGGCGTGGTCCTGTCGGTCGAAAGGTGGAATGGCGAAGGTGAGCAGGGTGGAGTCCTGTCCTGGTCCGGCCAGCAGGCACAACCCGACCGGCAGGTTTCCCGCCCGGAGATGGGGTATCGACAACGCGGGCAGTCCTGCCAGCGATGCGAGGCAGGTCAGTCGCAATGTCTGCTGCCGCACCGCTTCCACGTCCGCCGACGAGGCGTCTCGGTGTGGAGCCGCCGACGAGGTGGCGGGCAGCGCGAGGACGACCCCGGGGGGAAGTATCCGCCGCAGCCGGGTGCTCATGTCGTCGAGCAGGCTGCGTGCCTCGGTCTCGGTTGCGGCGTCGATCTCGCGGCCGACGTGGAATCGAGCGGCGACGTCGGGCGCCAACGCGGTCGGCTGAGCGGACACGAAGGTGCCGTGCGAGCGCCACGCCTCGGCGGCCTGAACCGTGCGGAATGCCACGAGTACAGTGTCGAGCCCGGCGCCGTCGGGGTAGTCGAGCGCGATCGTCTCCGGCGGTGGCAATACGTTTCCAGCGGCCGCATCGCGCAGCGTCAGTGCCTGCACCGCAGCCCAAAAAGATTCGCGTGCGGCAGGATCCAGCAGATCGACCAGTTCCGGTGCCACCACCATCCTGGTGACCGGATGTACTTCTTGATTCGGCAGCAGCGCCCCGCCCGCCTGGGCGAGCAACGTCGCATCGCGGGTGAGCAGGCCCACGGCATCGAAGCTCGGTGCCAAACCCACCAAACCCGTCCGCGCGACCACCCCGTGGGTCGTGCGTAGACCGTAGAGCCCGCAATATGATGCCGGGACGCGAATCGAGCCCGCGGTGTCGGTGCCGAGGCCGATATCGGCGAATCCGGCGGCGACCGCGGCTGCCGGACCGCTGCTCGACCCGCCGCTGACTCGGTGCGCCGCAACCGGATTCGGTGTCGCGCCGTAGTGAATATTGGAGCCCGCAAGTGAGAATGCCAGCTCGTCGGTGGTCGCGATACCCGTGATATCGGCCCCTGCCGCCAGCAATGCGGATACCGCCGCGGCGTGGCGAGACTCCACCGGCGCTGCCGCCAGCCAGGTCGGGTTCCCCGCTCCGATCGCGTGGCCGGCCACCGCGAACAGATCTTTGACGGCCACCCGCGCATCGCGGAGCGGTCCTCGGCCGCCGCGTACGAGCGGAGTCTCGCCCGGCGCGACACGCCAAATTGATGAGTCGGGGCTAACCGTGCTGCCGTCGGTTTGCGCGGGACCGCCGGACACATGCGCCACGGTGACGGCCCATCGACCGCCGCTGTCACGCTGCCAGACTTGGGTTTGGACACCCTGTGAACCGTCCGTTCGGCGGGTCTCCGCGACGATCGCCGAGGCATCGGGGCCGAGTCTGCGCACATATACCCGCACCAGGGAGCGGGTCGGTGCTCCGGCTCGCCCGGCCCGGAACTCGGCGATCGCGTCGTGGCCGACCAGCGCGGTTGCCGGATCGCTGCGGATCGGCCGAGGACCGTCGGCGAATGCGGCGTCCAGTTCGGCGAGATCGTTGGCCATCAAGGCCCTTTCATACCGCGCGAATGCCGAACGTAGATCGGCGTCGAGGTCATCGAAGGGAGAGATCACCGGTCAGACGGTAGCCATGAATGTTGATGTGATGAACATTGTCCGCGTAACACTGTCGTGAACCTTTTTCGCCGCGCCCGGTTGATGGACGGCGACCTTCGCTCCGTTCGATGGTCGGTCCGCAACTTTTACCTCCCGGAAACGCGGCGCCTCTACATTCGCAAATGTAACTGTCATCAACATTTGAGGAGCAGCGGTGGCCTCACGAGCTCCCACCTTCTGTGCCGAAGCGGAGTCCTGGTTCCACGTTCGAGACATCGGGGAGGGCATCCACCTGATCAACGAACCCGGGCATGTCGCCAGCTACCTCGTCATCGGCGGACACACCGCGCTGCTGTTCGATTCCGGGCTCGGCATCGCCCCGATATCCCAAGTGGTGCAGGCATTGACGGCGCTGCCGGTGTTGGTGGTGTCGTCGCATCACCACATCGATCACCGCGGCGGCAATGCCGACCTCGCCGCGCA is part of the Nocardia sp. NBC_00565 genome and encodes:
- a CDS encoding helix-turn-helix domain-containing protein — its product is MTKKAPDDAQTMLGAEIRRRRRDRGLTLVRLAEQAQISHPFLSQLERGLARPSMLTLARIAEALGTTQVELMLAADTRGGEDAEGTAEGQVIRSHEGVQLPRGIARSGQEEGSTRLLVHGRASFYPQEFVDVHAEFGPYFEHDEDEWVYVVEGAIVVDLGDHGHARLADGDSLYYTGGTPHRWRVVDGPHARLIVVKAAGREADSRGWDQ
- a CDS encoding PDR/VanB family oxidoreductase; protein product: MNDSDSIAVVVRDRRRVAENIDEFTLGHPHGDRLPPWQAGAHIDLLLGDGIVRQYSLVSDPGDTILYRIAVLREAHGRGGSVRAHQLLSIGAMASIRPPRNHFPLVRALGYVLIAGGIGITPMLALAAAAQRSGRPWRLIYTGRDESAMAYLRELREHYGDAVLLHHSARAGRLDVAALLADSTPGTAVLACGPAGLIEAAEDACAGLEAVDVFAERFVARDIAESAAVPFEVSLAMSGLTLTVPANRSILEAAEERGVVALSSCREGTCGTCETGVVSGEVDHRDSVLSPEERAEGESMMICVSRCAGARLVLEL
- a CDS encoding cysteine hydrolase family protein; amino-acid sequence: MSRNSWSLSGDHADLRRPIHPPHSLELDARPQRVSLDLARTALIVIDLQNDFCHVDGWLARIGVDVSPARAAVDTLRTALPAVRGADIPVVWVNWGNRPDQANLPPGVLHVYDPAGTGVGIGSAATASSTAVLEAGSWGADVVDDLEIAPADIRVDKYRMSGFVDTVLDSVLRNLRVDTLLFAGVNADQCVLSTLMDAANIGYDVVLLTDAVATTSPEYCMEATTYNVRQCFGFTATAADLVRGLASASR
- a CDS encoding AtzH-like domain-containing protein; the encoded protein is MISPFDDLDADLRSAFARYERALMANDLAELDAAFADGPRPIRSDPATALVGHDAIAEFRAGRAGAPTRSLVRVYVRRLGPDASAIVAETRRTDGSQGVQTQVWQRDSGGRWAVTVAHVSGGPAQTDGSTVSPDSSIWRVAPGETPLVRGGRGPLRDARVAVKDLFAVAGHAIGAGNPTWLAAAPVESRHAAAVSALLAAGADITGIATTDELAFSLAGSNIHYGATPNPVAAHRVSGGSSSGPAAAVAAGFADIGLGTDTAGSIRVPASYCGLYGLRTTHGVVARTGLVGLAPSFDAVGLLTRDATLLAQAGGALLPNQEVHPVTRMVVAPELVDLLDPAARESFWAAVQALTLRDAAAGNVLPPPETIALDYPDGAGLDTVLVAFRTVQAAEAWRSHGTFVSAQPTALAPDVAARFHVGREIDAATETEARSLLDDMSTRLRRILPPGVVLALPATSSAAPHRDASSADVEAVRQQTLRLTCLASLAGLPALSIPHLRAGNLPVGLCLLAGPGQDSTLLTFAIPPFDRQDHA